A window of Mangifera indica cultivar Alphonso chromosome 13, CATAS_Mindica_2.1, whole genome shotgun sequence contains these coding sequences:
- the LOC123195314 gene encoding aspartyl protease family protein At5g10770-like — protein MLGLDRSPLSFPSQTAYRYNKFFSYCLPSSPNHVGHLSLGRLEGYLRSVKYTPIPPAYKNSPFYGIEITGISFNGKNLTIPPSVFSNAGAIIDSGTVVSRLPPDAYPAFRHAFRESMSGYRWIPDGFGILDSCYDIGNQKNFPVPAVSFFLGGDVEVKLHPSGVIYAPDESTVCLAFAENHNQFEEAIFGNIQQKQLEVVYDGLDQRVGFVPWGCN, from the coding sequence ATGCTGGGTCTTGACAGAAGTCCACTTTCATTCCCCTCTCAAACTGCATACAGGTACAATAAGTTCTTCTCTTACTGCCTTCCTTCCTCACCCAACCACGTAGGTCATCTATCTCTTGGCAGACTTGAAGGCTACCTAAGATCAGTAAAATACACCCCTATCCCACCTGCATACAAAAATTCACCTTTCTACGGCATTGAAATAACAGGAATCAGTTTTAACGGCAAAAACCTAACCATTCCTCCATCGGTTTTCTCAAATGCTGGAGCTATTATTGACTCAGGTACCGTGGTCTCACGCCTGCCACCGGATGCATACCCGGCTTTTCGGCATGCATTTCGTGAATCCATGTCCGGGTATCGCTGGATACCCGATGGTTTCGGTATACTCGATTCGTGCTACGATATTGGTAATCAGAAAAATTTTCCTGTGCCTGCTGTGAGCTTCTTCCTTGGTGGTGATGTTGAGGTGAAGCTTCATCCCTCGGGGGTTATTTATGCGCCTGATGAGTCGACGGTGTGTCTTGCTTTCGCTGAAAATCATAATCAGTTTGAAGAAGCTATTTTCGGAAACATACAACAAAAGCAGCTAGAGGTGGTGTATGACGGCCTCGATCAGAGGGTCGGGTTTGTTCCCTGGGGCTGCAACTAA
- the LOC123194103 gene encoding aspartyl protease family protein At5g10770-like, whose amino-acid sequence MSRKKAYSHLAMATLTISSFFPRFLLLSLCLFWVYTIEAKSETSVTIHLSSFLPSPVCSPSSHAAGRKSSLEVVHKRGPCFRNGDEKSSSVSHSEILQQDQARVDSIHSKFAKNSGIAGDVKQPDAAELPANDGSVVGSANYIVQVGLGTPKKELSLVFDTGSDLTWTQCEPCVKACYKQKEPIFDPRLSTSYSNISCSSTLCSSLSSATGNSPGCESSTCIYGIKYGDSSISAGFFAKETISLTSSDVFPGFLFGCGENNQGLFSGAAGLLGLGRDPISIVSQTASKFNKLFSYCLPSSSSSTGHLTFGNGGGISKSVQFTPLSTISQGTSFYGLDITGISVGGQTLPIQSSVFTTAGAIIDSGTVITRLPPDAYSALRTAFRQQMSKYPTAPALSILDTCYDFSNYTTISVPEISFSFKGGVLVNIDETGLLYGTSLSQVCLAFAGNSEASDVAIFGNVQQQTLEVVYDANGGRVGFAPNGCS is encoded by the exons ATGTCAAGGAAGAAAGCTTACTCCCACTTAGCCATGGCGACTCTCACTATTTCCTCATTCTTTCCcagatttcttcttctttcactcTGCCTTTTCTGGGTCTACACAATTGAAGCTAAATCAGAAACCTCTGTAACTATTCACCTCTCCTCTTTTCTACCTTCTCCTGTCTGCTCACCTTCCAGCCATG CTGCTGGAAGGAAGTCGTCTTTGGAAGTAGTTCACAAGCGAGGTCCCTGTTTCAGAAATGGGGATGAGAAATCAAGTTCTGTATCCCACTCAGAGATTCTCCAGCAAGACCAGGCTCGAGTCGACTCAATTCACTCAAAATTCGCCAAGAACTCGGGCATTGCAGGTGACGTGAAGCAGCCAGACGCTGCCGAGCTTCCAGCGAACGACGGAAGCGTGGTGGGTTCAGCGAATTATATAGTTCAAGTGGGACTTGGAACACCAAAGAAAGAATTGTCTCTCGTTTTTGATACAGGAAGCGACCTCACATGGACACAGTGCGAACCTTGCGTTAAAGCTTGCTACAAGCAAAAAGAACCAATCTTTGACCCCAGGCTTTCCACTTCATATTCTAATATTTCTTGCTCTTCAACGCTCTGCAGTTCACTTTCTTCAGCCACAG GAAATTCGCCCGGTTGTGAATCGTCAACCTGCATCTATGGCATCAAATACGGGGATTCTTCCATCTCCGCCGGATTCTTTGCCAAAGAAACGATTAGTTTAACTTCTTCAGACGTTTTTCCAGGCTTCCTCTTCGGCTGCGGTGAAAATAACCAAGGTTTATTCAGCGGCGCCGCCGGTTTGCTCGGTCTTGGCCGTGACCCAATTTCGATAGTCTCTCAAACAGCGTCAAAATTCAACAAGCTTTTTTCTTATTGCCTTCCGTCGAGCTCCAGTTCAACTGGCCACCTCACTTTTGGCAACGGCGGTGGCATTTCAAAATCAGTACAATTTACGCCGTTATCTACCATCTCTCAAGGGACTTCTTTTTACGGCCTTGACATAACGGGAATCTCCGTCGGCGGCCAAACACTGCCTATTCAATCATCGGTTTTCACGACGGCGGGAGCTATTATCGACTCGGGAACTGTGATCACGCGCCTCCCACCTGATGCTTACTCCGCTTTGCGGACTGCGTTTCGTCAACAGATGTCAAAATATCCAACCGCACCGGCTCTCTCTATTCTTGACACGTGTTACGATTTTAGCAATTACACGACTATTTCCGTGCCTGAAATTAGCTTCTCCTTCAAAGGCGGCGTCCTAGTGAACATCGACGAGACTGGACTTTTGTACGGTACTTCTCTGTCGCAAGTTTGCCTGGCTTTCGCCGGAAACAGTGAAGCCAGTGACGTAGCGATCTTCGGGAATGTACAGCAACAAACTCTAGAGGTGGTGTACGACGCCAACGGCGGCAGGGTTGGCTTTGCTCCGAACGGTTGCTCTTAG
- the LOC123194229 gene encoding aspartyl protease family protein At5g10770-like, translating to MHSPRQSHFGIAKRVLRYVKGTTDHGLWFKSAKNGCLLGFSDSDWVGCVDDYKSTSGYMFTLGNGVFSWSSKKQEVVAQSSAEVKYIVAANAANHAVWLRKLLTDLSMLPSNATVIKVDNKSAIYMAQNPVLHGKSKHIKVKFHVLRQLEAEKEVHVEYCKPPICLYKATQKNKVCTFYHAEQPEAQLSYSRIVKVSSVLPPTVCNRNSTRVPSKASLEVVSRYGPCSYINKGKVKPLNYSEILLKDRARAKYIQSRLFKLKHSGSDDDLLKQKDYFTVGTKPDISAGASIEFYITASLGTPGQRVNLLLDTGSDITFTQCTPCLDCFKQKTPLFDPSKSSSFSVVPCRSCLSDFEPVCNKANQCIYRQSYGSGRSSGVVATEKLTIINRRSGTFVKYPYIFGCGRNNSLDFGMGGATGIIGLDRFPASFISQTSQKYFSYCFPSSYSSPGYITFGRTDDDKNYKFVKFTPIATSSTPSVYYDIIITGMVIAGEKLPVASSEYSKSGAIIDSGSTVTSLPPSVYAALRSAFRKKMSNYKMLKPGSIGDFDTCYDLSEYDEVVIPKISILFKGGVELELDVKGILLSYGKDLSLSCFAFQEGSGEPSLILGNSQTRGIEVHHDLIGQRVGFGPGGCS from the exons ATGCATTCTCCAAGACAATCACATTTTGGCATTGCTAAAAGAGTGCTTAGATATGTTAAAGGAACAACTGATCATGGTTTGTGGTTTAAATCAGCTAAGAATGGTtgtttacttggtttttcagaCAGTGATTGGGTTGGTTGCGTGGATGATTATAAAAGTACTTCAGGTTATATGTTCACATTAGGAAATGGAGTTTTTTCTTGGAGTTCCAAGAAGCAAGAAGTTGTTGCTCAATCCTCAGCTGAAGTTAAGTATATTGTTGCAGCAAATGCTGCAAATCATGCAGTTTGGTTGAGGAAGCTTCTTACTGATTTGAGCATGCTTCCTTCCAATGCCACAGTGATCAAAGTTGATAACAAGTCAGCCATATACATGGCTCAAAATCCAGTGCTTCATGGAAAATCTAAGCATATAAAGGTGAAGTTCCATGTTTTGAGGCAGTTGGAGGCAGAGAAGGAAGTTCATGTAGAGTATTGCAA GCCTCCCATCTGCTTATATAAAGCAACCCAGAAAAACAAAGTTTGCACGTTCTA TCATGCTGAACAACCTGAAGCCCAACTCTCTTATAGTCGCATTGTTAAAGTCAGTTCTGTTTTGCCCCCGACTGTTTGCAACCGGAATTCGACCAGAG TTCCAAGCAAAGCATCTCTGGAGGTTGTAAGCAGATATGGTCCATGCTCCTACATTAATAAGGGCAAAGTAAAACCTCTGAATTACTCGGAAATTCTGCTCAAAGACCGCGCCCGAGCCAAATACATTCAATCCAGACTCTTCAAGCTCAAACATTCTGGCAGTGATGATGACCTTTTAAAGCAAAAAGACTACTTTACGGTGGGCACAAAGCCTGATATATCAGCTGGGGCATCCATCGAGTTCTACATTACTGCATCCCTGGGAACGCCAGGACAGAGGGTTAATCTCCTTTTGGACACCGGTAGCGACATCACTTTTACACAGTGCACGCCATGCCTTGATTGCTTCAAACAGAAAACACCCTTATTTGATCCATCCAAATCCTCTTCGTTTTCTGTCGTTCCATGCAGATCCTGTTTATCAg ATTTCGAACCAGTTTGCAATAAAGCGAACCAGTGCATCTACAGGCAATCATACGGCAGTGGTAGATCCTCTGGCGTCGTGGCTACTGAAAAGTTAACCATTATAAACCGCCGCTCTGGTACATTTGTCAAATACCCTTACATTTTTGGTTGTGGCCGAAACAATTCACTCGATTTTGGAATGGGTGGAGCAACTGGCATAATTGGTCTTGATCGATTTCCAGCATCCTTTATATCACAAACTTCCCAAAAATACTTTTCCTACTGCTTTCCCTCATCTTATAGCTCCCCTGGATACATTACCTTCGGCAGGactgatgatgataaaaattacaaattcgtcAAGTTCACTCCAATAGCCACTTCCTCAACACCGTCAGTGTACTATGATATCATCATAACCGGAATGGTCATCGCTGGAGAAAAACTACCGGTAGCCAGTTCGGAGTATAGTAAATCAGGAGCGATAATTGACTCAGGATCGACCGTCACGTCACTGCCACCATCTGTGTATGCGGCCCTGAGATCAGCTTTCCGTAAGAAAATGTCAAATTACAAGATGTTAAAACCAGGGAGCATAGGTGACTTTGATACTTGTTATGATTTAAGCGAATATGATGAAGTTGTAATACCAAAGATTTCTATACTTTTCAAAGGCGGGGTTGAATTGGAGCTGGATGTAAAGGGAATTTTGCTGTCTTATGGAAAGGATTTAAGCCTATCGTGTTTTGCTTTTCAGGAAGGCTCTGGTGAACCTTCTTTGATCTTGGGAAATAGTCAGACAAGGGGAATAGAAGTGCACCATGATTTGATCGGTCAGAGGGTTGGGTTTGGTCCTGGCGGTTGCAGCTAA
- the LOC123194230 gene encoding aspartyl protease family protein At5g10770-like, with protein sequence MGHVFNIKEKTKKKFNPEQDQARVKWIQTRISKYRDRSGQKSPNAGSIAANVGISMNTLTYVVRVGLGIPVQYVSMAFDTGSDVTWLQCDPFCQSGQCHSQKDPIVNAPGSITYTNVSCLAPICSTFKPGTDPFTCGYSTCTFGIKYEDGSYSSGFVSQETVTFTTSDVFTEFNFGCANNNTGLFGSVAGTLGLDRNPLSFPS encoded by the exons ATGGGCCATGTTTTCAACATAAAGGAgaagacaaagaaaaaattcaatccTGAGCAAGATCAGGCTCGTGTTAAATGGATTCAAACAAGAATCTCAAAATACAGAGACCGTTCTGGTCAAAAGAGCCCAAACGCAGGGTCAATCGCGGCCAATGTTGGCATTTCAATGAATACTTTGACTTACGTTGTGAGAGTGGGCTTGGGCATCCCGGTGCAATATGTTTCAATGGCATTTGACACAGGAAGTGATGTTACGTGGCTACAGTGCGATCCATTTTGCCAAAGCGGCCAGTGCCATTCACAGAAAGATCCAATAGTTAACGCTCCTGGATCCATTACATACACTAATGTATCTTgcttggcaccaatctgcagcacATTCAAGCCTGGTACAG ACCCTTTCACTTGTGGGTACTCAACATGTACATTTGGAATCAAATATGAAGACGGTTCATATTCCTCGGGATTCGTCAGCCAGGAAACAGTTACCTTTACAACTTCTGATGTTTTCACTGAATTCAACTTCGGTTGCGCCAACAACAACACAGGCTTGTTCGGTTCAGTGGCTGGTACGCTGGGTCTTGACCGAAATCCACTTTCATTCCCTTCTTAA
- the LOC123194228 gene encoding uncharacterized protein LOC123194228 has protein sequence MEEEVAGKARSKRMSSSNFLGTGPPQFAGENYHIWAIKMKAYLMALNLWEAIKDDGEPEPLGADPTLTQIKSYEDRKPRALTCLHSTLSKVISTKIMVCKSPKEVWERLKEEYEGSDRVKTVKLLTIRREFEVLRMKEEELVKEYASKLLELVNKIRLMGEDFPDTKVVEKILVSLPSKFESKVLAIEESYDLKTLSVSELISKLQAYEQRTLIRDDEVVEGAFQAKHKGKQRKKESKKVVKENSKRGKQGQSTQMQGRKGKFSPCCHCQRTNQKEEDCWFKGKPLIQCRFCKEMGHIEKNCKKRQKQKNDEQSQQANFIKEKEKSSASLFMAMCDTHEAANYAWFIDIGCTSHMENDEPLFSNLDKTIKIKVKLGNG, from the coding sequence ATGGAAGAAGAAGTTGCAGGAAAGGCTAGAAGTAAAAGGATGTCAAGCAGCAATTTCCTAGGTACAGGGCCTCCACAGTTTGCTGGAGAAAACTATCACATTTGGGCCATAAAAATGAAAGCTTATCTAATGGCTTTGAATTTATGGGAAGCTATCAAAGATGATGGAGAACCAGAACCTTTGGGAGCTGATCCAACATTAACTCAAATAAAGTCGTATGAAGACAGGAAACCAAGGGCACTAACCTGTCTTCATTCAACTTTATCTAAAGTGATTTCCACTAAGATCATGGTTTGCAAGTCACCTAAGGAAGTATGGGAAAGGTTGAAAGAGGAGTATGAAGGAAGTGACAGAGTTAAAACTGTCAAACTTTTAACAATTAGAAGAGAGTTTGAAGTGCTCAGAATGAAGGAAGAAGAGCTTGTGAAGGAATATGCATCCAAACTTCTTGAATTGGTTAACAAAATTAGATTGATGGGAGAAGATTTTCCAGATACAAAGGTTGTGGAGAAAATTTTGGTAAGCTTACCTTCCAAATTCGAGTCTAAAGTTTTAGCTATTGAGGAGTCTTATGACCTCAAGACCCTCTCAGTTTCAGAACTCATTAGTAAGCTACAAGCTTATGAACAAAGAACCTTGATTAGAGATGATGAAGTTGTTGAAGGAGCCTTTCAAGCTAAGCACAAAGGGAAGCAAAGAAAAAAGGAGTCCAAGAAAGTTGTAAAGGAGAATTCTAAAAGAGGTAAGCAAGGTCAGAGTACACAAATGCAAGGAAGAAAAGGAAAGTTTTCACCTTGTTGCCACTGTCAGAGAACCaatcaaaaggaagaagattGTTGGTTCAAAGGGAAACCACTTATTCAATGCAGATTTTGCAAGGAAATGGGGCATATTGAAAAGAATTGCAAAAAAAGGCAAAAGCAGAAAAATGATGAGCAATCACAGCaagcaaattttataaaagaaaaggaaaaatcaaGTGCAAGCTTGTTTATGGCTATGTGTGATACCCATGAAGCTGCCAATTATGCATGGTTTATTGACATTGGTTGCACTAGTCACATGGAAAATGATGAACCCTTATTTAGCAACCTAGACAAGACTATCAAGATTAAAGTAAAGCTTGGAAATGGCTAG
- the LOC123194227 gene encoding aspartyl protease family protein At5g10770-like — translation MGGATGLIGLDRFPASFISQTSQKYFSYCYPSSYSSPGYITFGKTDDDKNYKFVKFTPITTSPTESVFYDIIVTGMAIAGNKLPVASLEYSKSGAIIDSGSTITSLPPSVYAALRSAFRKKMSNYKMIKPGIGAYDTCYDLSKYDEVVIPKISIFFKGGVELELDVKGIFLVFEKDLSVACLAFRESSGSLILGNSQTRGIEVHHDLVGQRVGFGPGGCS, via the coding sequence ATGGGCGGAGCAACTGGCCTAATTGGTCTTGATCGATTTCCAGCATCCTTTATATCACAAACTTCCCAAAAATACTTTTCTTACTGCTATCCCTCATCTTATAGTTCCCCTGGATACATAACCTTCGGCAAGactgatgatgataaaaattacaaattcgtcAAGTTCACTCCAATAACCACTTCTCCAACAGAGTCAGTGTTCTACGATATCATCGTAACCGGAATGGCTATCGCTGGGAATAAACTACCCGTAGCCAGTTTAGAGTACAGTAAATCAGGAGCGATAATTGACTCAGGATCGACCATCACATCACTACCACCATCTGTGTATGCGGCCCTGAGATCAGCTTTCCGTAAGAAAATGTCTAATTATAAGATGATAAAACCAGGGATAGGTGCCTATGATACTTGTTATGATTTAAGCAAGTATGATGAAGTTGTAATACCAAAGATTTCTATCTTCTTCAAAGGCGGGGTTGAATTGGAGCTGGATGTGAAGGGAATTTTTCTCGTTTTTGAAAAGGATTTAAGCGTAGCATGTTTAGCTTTTCGGGAAAGCTCTGGTTCTTTGATCTTGGGAAATAGTCAGACAAGAGGAATAGAGGTGCACCATGATTTGGTCGGTCAGAGGGTTGGGTTTGGTCCTGGTGGTTGCAGCTAA